A single region of the Maylandia zebra isolate NMK-2024a linkage group LG17, Mzebra_GT3a, whole genome shotgun sequence genome encodes:
- the LOC101471329 gene encoding ras-related protein Rap-1b, translating to MREYKLVVLGSGGVGKSALTVQFVQGIFVEKYDPTIEDSYRKQVEVDGQQCMLEILDTAGTEQFTAMRDLYMKNGQGFALVYSITAQSTFNDLQDLREQILRVKDTEDVPMILVGNKCDLEVERVVAKESGIGLARQWNSCAFLETSAKSKINVNEIFYDLVRQINRKSPVPGKTRKKPTCQLL from the exons ATGCGTGAATACAAACTGGTTGTTTTAGGATCAGGAGGCGTCGGCAAGTCAGCTCtg ACTGTCCAGTTTGTTCAGGGAATCTTTGTGGAGAAATACGACCCCACGATAGAGGACTCCTACAGGAAG CAAGTCGAGGTCGATGGACAGCAGTGTATGCTGGAGATCCTGGACACAGCAGGAACA GAGCAGTTCACAGCAATGAGAGACCTGTACATGAAGAATGGCCAGGGCTTTGCTCTGGTTTACTCCATCACGGCTCAGTCCACCTTCAACGACCTTCAAGACCTCCGAGAGCAGATCCTCAGAGTGAAGGACACGGAAGAT GTTCCCATGATCCTGGTTGGAAATAAATGCGATCTGGAGGTGGAGCGTGTGGTGGCCAAAGAGTCAGGCATCGGTCTCGCTCGCCAGTGGAACTCCTGCGCCTTCCTTGAGACCTCGGCCAAGAGCAAGATTAACGTCAACGAG ATCTTCTACGACCTTGTCCGACAGATCAACAGGAAGAGTCCCGTTCCAGGGAAAACCCGCAAAAAGCCCACTTGTCAGCTTCTCTAA